In Hippoglossus hippoglossus isolate fHipHip1 chromosome 11, fHipHip1.pri, whole genome shotgun sequence, the sequence TGGTGTGACAGAGGTGCATTTCCAGTGAGGCCCACCTGTTCTGCAGGAGCTCAGCAGATCTTGGCCCCCAAGAAACATCCACACTGGCCGTGTCACTCACAGAGGCTGCATGACACAGATATGAAGATAGAAATAGCAGCAGAGGACAGCGCGCCAGTTGCAGAGGGGGAGGAACACAACATATGAGCTTTACACAAGTAGATAAAGACGAGGGACAGATACACAGAGATTCAACAAACACACCATCGGCTCTGTGTCTTATTAAACTGGAGGATCATGAGGAGATTCCTCAGAGAACTGAACGTCCACAAACATGGGATTGTTTTCAGCCTTTCAGCCGTGGCAGAGAGATAGTTGAGAATTTATGATGTCAAAGAGGTGGGTGGGGGTCTCAGTGACTGTCAGTGGGGATCATTTACCAGCCAAGTTGCCAACTATGTGGGGAGATTGAAACGTGTTGACATATCCCTGGAAAGCCGTGGTGGTGGTGCTTATAACCATGTTGCACCTCAAGACATCCTACACATACGCTGGAAAGCCTAACAATGTGTTTTGTGCGCCGCATCATGTTCCTGTGGCGTTTCCCTTAACGTGTTTTCCACTCAGTTGCTGCAGAGAAGGCCTTTTGTCAGTGAGTGACCCGAGGGTCTAATTTACTTCTTCACACAACACTCACCATTGTCCCTGCCTCCAAAGTCCCACCACAGAGCATTGTgggaagaagatgaggaggacaTGGGCTCgggcagggtgtgtgtgtcagatttcTCTGGGAAGGAAGGAGCGCTcgctgtttcctgtttttctgcGGCCCTGTAGTGGAGAAAGCCCTTCCTGTTGAAGAAGCGGAGGGTAGGAGGAGGTCGGCGAGGGCGACCCTTCACACAGTGGCAGCTTCTGACCTGAGTAATCCTAGAGGCTGGTCCAGTGGCTGCGGAGCATGCACATAGGATGGTgactgtgtttttcactgtCCTCTGCAGGTATATCTGAGGCCCCCGGCATGCCagcaccccctcctccccctccgcctcccccggcaccacctccacccccaccgCCACCTGCCAGCGCCGGCCCGCCACAGGTACAACTGTCTCCTtcttctccccttctttctcAAACTTTACACTGTAAACCCTCACCTTCTCAGTGACCATCAACCAAATACCTGGAGGTTATTTGCATTATTGATTgaggtacagacacacacacacacactcagcagacaGCAGACTCTCAATAGCAGCAGAGTGTTATGTTTCCACAGCGTCCTCCTGTTAAATGAGCTCCTGCTCCGGGGCCACGCTCCAGACACACAGTTTAAAAGCTTCTAATCTAAAGTCACAATGATGTGTATGAGAGAAACACTCACCTAAGACCTAAtatcctcctctttctcttcttctctcatcttctccagtgtctccctctttcttatCCCTTTCTTTGTTTAATGCTTTCAATGCACACGCTGGCGTTTTTAGTTTGTTAGAAGAACATACCAACAAGACGTGAAACCATGGGTGGCTGGATGGAACAGTGGTTAGCGCTCGCACTAAGAAGGTTCcgggtttgaatcccagtttggcgTTAGGAATTTGCATATGcgccctgtgtctgtgtgtttttagtcatttttacTACTTTATCTCTTATGTGACCAATGCCATGATTTGTATTTCTTGTTGCTAAGCACGTAAAATTGTTATGAAAAGGGCTATATAGTTCTtcattatgattatgattattattatgattattgttattatatagtGTGGGGGGCTAATGATAATAattgggctttggtggagggGACTGATGAGATACAAAACATATATCATACACTAAAATATGGTCTAAGTTATAAAAAagtgtgtttccttttctctctgtgtggcaGTGTCTGTCCGAGCCTCCTAAGCTCccgtctggaggaggaggaggtggaaggaaTGCCCTGTTGGCCGACATCCAGAATGGAGCCAGGCTCAAGAAAGTCACACAGGTCAATGACCGCAGTGCCCCTGTTGTCGATAGTAAGAGAAGCAGCAcgtcaacagacacacacacacagtctgtgctCAGACGTTCAATGGTGATCACATGCTGCGAGTATCACTGACCCATCCGTTCTCATAGTGGAAGCGGAGTTTACTAGTGTTTGTGTGGTGAGaaaataatgtgttgtgttggagAGAAAGCAGATGTAGTGGAAGGAAAGatacacacacgctcacacacacacacacacacacacacacacacacacacacacacacacacacacacacacacacacacacacacacacacgcccagtGCACACTTCAGGATGGAATGCCCTATAACAGATAAGGATGCAGACAGAGGAAGCGACTGTGCACAGTAGGCCTGACATACATTGTATTCCCATTATATAAAATAGTTAATATAAATAGTCATGTTGGTTTATAAGGCAAATCAATATACTTAACATTCATGACAATGTTTAAATTAGCATAAATAAGTCATATTTGAGTTATGTTTAGTGAGTAAACATAACCTTAATAtgtgtaatattttattttcatgtgaatCCAACAGACTTCATTGAGGGAGGATCTGTTTAATTTCTAAAAACACCTTCACCCTGCATGTGTTTAATGCACAAGACAAATATTCTCTGAGGTCATAATAATGTTAAAATTGCATTTTAGGTTCAAACTTTGAATTCAAAGATTAGAATATTAGAATGTCATACAAATGGCTCACAACTAACCATTGTCCAGTGTTATTATTTCTATTCACATTGACAACACACTAGAAAGCTGACGCATGAGAAACCAGTGGAACGTTTATGGATGTGTCCTTTCAGTTGGTGGATGAATCAGCTTAATTAAAAGATTTGGAAGGTGGATCAGTGGAACCTGTCTGCAGTGAAAGTCAGTTAACAGTAACAGTGACAGTTGGATGTATTAAGCCGGTGGAAACAGAAATATTGTGTAGTTGGCCCTCAGGGACATTATGTGATTTGGGTGGTGCAAACTTGTTCCTGCTCATGTTCCTGCATGAACCACTGCTTTCATCTTTTTAATGTTGAGTTACCAACAGAATTCTCACAAGCATGAAACCACTGAACACAATCTCTCACAAGACTGTTTTCTGGATGAATGAATCAATGCGGGATTGACTGTGTAATTTAATATGTTTGTTAAAACCCTCCAGGATCAGAGTTTTGTGATTTTGACATGATAAATATCTGCGTGTCTCCTTGTCGTTGATTTAATATGTTTGTTAAAACCCTCCAGGATCAGAGTTTTGTGATTTTGACATGATAAATATCTGCGTGTCTCCTTGTCGTTGATGACTCTAaagcatctgtgtgttttcaccagATAATAAAACCAGCAGTGGAGATGCATCCAGCAGTGTCGGTGCCCCACAGGGTTCATCAGGAGGGATGACACCCGTGGGACCCTCTTTGGGTGGGCTATTTGCTGGAGGGTTCCCCTCCCTCAGGCCTATAGGACAAAGAGACTTGACAGTCAAGACCTCAGGTTGGTGGTTCTTACTAGATACATATTCAgtagagcctgaccgatataTTGGTTGGCCGATTCCATTAtgtttgatgatatgaaaacctttatttgactgaatatatatatataatcggCCAATATATTGGTATTGACATCGGCCCCCGAAGCTCTAAATCGGTCTGGCTCTAACTTTCAGAAACCTTCTCTGGTTATGTTGACCATCCCACTGACTCTCTTTCATTCGTGTGTGTCAAAGTGTCTCGATCGAGCTCGTTAGCGTCCCTGAAGCCGCTGTGGAACGCACCCACGTCCGCAGACCCTGAGCCCCACATGACGGCAGAGCCCCGCATCTCCACCCACCGCACACCCGCTCCCTCATCCTccgctcctccctctccctctcacgGCAGCAAGCACCCACCTCTTTTCCCTgcttcctccccccctctgATTCCCCCggcccctccctctgctcctcccccacCGCCGCCACCTCAAGCCTTCCAGGACCGTCCAGCCAGCAGGCCCCCGCCGctcccctcctgtcctccccctccaccGCCATCCCAGGTCACCAAGCCCACCTGGCTTCCGATCCAGCACTCCCACCACGCTTCCATCTCCCAGCcctctactcctcctcctcctcctcctcctttccatCCTCCCTCCGCTGCCCCTGGGGACCGCTCCTCGGGATGCTTCTACCCTCTGCTTCCCTCTCCAGTCCACTCCGAACCGTCGAGGTTCCCCATCCTGCGGGACAGCCCTCTGGGacctcctcccccacctcctcctccgcctctccCATCTTCCTTTACCCCCACCTGCCCAACCAACCTCCCTCCACCGCCGCCAAAGATGGCCCCAGTGCCCTCCCCAGCCATGCGCTCACTGCCGCCGTCATACCCCTGCAACGCTCCCACCCGACGGCCACCTGCTGTGCCCAGAAGTGCAGGTAGGTGGACGCCTCTCCTTGTCTTGCAGATGACTCTGCAGaatgaccatagactgtaaataaaggttGACGTCAAGTCTCCACTTCCTATCACTATCTAGtaatgaagccagaatatcctggatacaaacgccgtcttgcacatttggagacagagtctgcacagtagtgttCAGTGGATAGAGCCGCAGTCGTTCCGCACGATATTTTACCGCATTTTTAGAgcataaaataatttaaaccaaacttccGAATTCATCAGTTAAATAAGAACTCTCCTAAActacaaaaaacatctttgagatttttctttttgacatgtgcttgtcccatccactaacatggaggaagagtatgacctgtactgcagccagacactaGGGGGAGATCAAggcattttggcttcactttgaatTAGCTCTCATGTTGTCCATGGTTAAATATAGTCTATGGGAAAGAGCAGCTGAAAAACGAACATCCTGTGGTTCAGTGTGGTTACTTGATCTCAAATATGCACTAGACGAGGCAacctgacaaataaaaaaaataaaactgcactGGACTTCAATCAAGTTGCACAtaatcatagatatcagttcccttaatgtgtctaatttttttcataaagatccaatgaattattctccgtgaaaatgcaccaaaattgagtggaaatccatccagttgtttttgtataatcttgcttacaaacaaacaagtaaaccaaccaaccaaccaacaaacaggcaggggtgaaaacataacctccttggttcTGTAGGAATGTAGCTTTTTAATCATAtagacaaaatacacaaacatacaaacacttgATTTTACAAGTGGGTTATAGATTAACACCACTAGAAATTACACTAGTTCTTTTGTTACTGTTTTTCTGCGTTTAAAACTGTcccataatataataataacaggtGTTGCAGGTATGTGAGCATGTGTCGTGTAACTGCAGTTTTTTTaacaacatgtaaaaaacagtttcacaaagaaaatcaacGTGTTCGAATCCGTCACATCAGATTTGGTGTTATACTTGTTAAGATGTCAGCTCCATTGCTGACGTCAGACTCCTCTCTCCCGCGACAGGTGCGGGTCGGctggctcctcctccagctcctccggCACGTTCCCCGAACACGGAGCTGTCCACCCGCATTCCTCCCCCTCCGCCTCTCCTGCCCCCATCCAGTCTCAGGAACGGACTCCTGCACAGCCTGGGTGAGACTCAACATCTCACGCTTGTGATCTGCGACCTCAGAGAATTAGACACCACAACGAGAAGTGTGTCAGATACGTGAACTAGTTATCTCACTGTACCTGTATGTCCATGCAGCTCTGGCAGAGGATTTTGAATCCAAGTTCCACTTCCACCCGGTAGAAGATTTACCTCCTCCAGACGAGTTCAGGCCCTTCCCTCGGATCTACCCCAGCAAAGAGAACAGaggtagcagcagcagcccggCGCTTGTTATTTCTCAGCTCTAATTAACCATGACCTCATCTTTATTtaacatcttcttcttctttcctcttctctttcagtgAACCCCAAACCACCAATGATTAGGACACACCTCAGATGAGTTCAGGCCCGTTCTTCATCCCCCacacagcaacaaaataaagactctgttcctcctcctcatgaCAATAACACAATTGCCATGGACTTGTCTGGATGCgagccctgtgtgtgttttgtttgcgtTCAGTATGTTAGCATGTGTGGATGTGGTGAGTGTCAAACAGGCTCCATGCCTTATACTGACTAtgcgacctttgaccttttccaGTGTGGAATGTTTTGAATCCGTGTGAGGAGGAGGGCACTCCCTACTtataaactacacacacacacacacacacacacacacacgcacacacactatacTCCAAGGACAGTGGCTCCCACTAGCCATATTTAACATGACTCTCGACACAGTGTAAAAGCTCAAGCATTTCAGTATCTACAAGTAtagaatatttttcattataCCTCTTGTGATACAGTATATATCGGAGAGACGTTTTATTATGATGTATAAAGTGGCACTTTTAAACTCTGAATTCAACCAAAAAAACAGATAATGACAGAAATATACAAACTGTGGTCCAGCAACAGCTTCTGTACAAGGGGGTGCAAAGTCACAGCACACGACAAAAAGtacttttctcaaagatggtttctgtcatttgaagtagttcttatcaaactgtTCGAGTGCTAATCTTTCCAGTAACTTGtgttaattagttatttgatgctatagaaattaaagtaaattatGATTGGCTTGTGATGGGTCGAACGAGCAGCTGCATCCTCTGATTGTTATtgctactctggctccaaatgtgtaAGACTCTGGTGTTTGTATGTGGGATATTTTCGCTTAATTTGTGGAAAGCGAGAGGTAGCAGACATGTCGTCCCTCTTTCTACACagtcttgtgtttttaagttgGATCCGTTTTCCTCCGTTATGGGAATTCTATGCAGCCAATGAGTCAGCCTTATTTCAATGTGAACCTCAATGAGGAGAAAAAACGATCTCAGCACATTTCACAATTATACATAACTGAACATTCAGTGCAGCGGTGCTCTCCTGTGTTTATGTGATTATTTTTCTAAACTccaaaataaagtattaaattGTTCAAAAACAAAAGGTGATGTGAAAATTACTGACACTGCAAACAGCATGGGGATGCATCCGTTTGAAGCTACACTCAGGTGTCGTCTTTTATGAATTGATAATGAGTGAGGTATACAGTTTCCCATCTCCCCCGTAGCAACCATTGCTAACACCTGTGAAAAcagtgccacctgctggttCAGTGTGTGAACATCAAGTACAGCACAGCATTTTGTTCAAAACCCAGTCACTTtattaatcacatttattaacGGTTAGAAACTAATATACAACATTTCACAAATCAGAGCAGCTGTTTGCTTATTGAGGTTATTCCTGATGTGTTTACATTAAAAAAGTCAACCTCAATGAAACAGGGCAGCACTGTGGTTCTGAGTCCTGTTTGTAATATCTAAAAAAACTGCCTCCAGACCAGTGTAAAAAAAGTAACCGGTACAGTTGTGTCTCCTTGTCCATTCACACGATCCTTCTCTTAatgatatatataattattCTTGTAtcaaagtaaatacaaaaatgcTCACTTTAATATCCATttctcaatgtttttatttaaaaatatctaataaaaaaactattctgAACAATATGTCCTTTTAGCAGCGTGCGCATGGGAGATTTACTTTTCTCACGGATATTTTGACAGACTAATTTCATTGCAGATATCGTCTTACATTACCTGCCCCCATGGATTCACACCTTATCTGTTCCCTCAGATATTCTGTGACACTGAAACAGATAAAGATCTAAAAATGTGGACTTATATGGAAGATTGAGATGACAATTACCTGTTATCTTTTGGTATAGGAAGTTTTCaagggtttaaaaaaagaaaagttgaacTTTAGTGGTCTTAAAAAGGAGCAAAATTGGTTTGACACACAAATAGGCTAAGATTTGCAGGTGAAATATAACTAAAAgtagcacataaacacactcactgactcAAAACCCACAACACACTGCTTTAAACAGGATAGGTTTAAGTGTCCCACACCATACAAACACAGCACTTTTCTAAAACCACTTCAGGTGACCTGAGAGAATGTTTGCTAAAACCTCTGCAACCGAAGTGCATCCACCATGAACCATGACTGAGCGAGTCGTGGGAGCGGGAGAGACTTTTACAGTTCATCGTGTTTGTAAGTGAACTCTCTGGAGGATATAAAGCCGTCTTTGTTCTCGTCCTCTTTTGCGAAGATGTCCTCCATCATGTTCTCATGCAGAGTGTCGTTGGGAGGGTAGCCATGACGCTCAAACTCCTTCCTCAGGTATATTTTCACCTGGCAGATCAAGTAAGGGAAGGGCAATGAGTGACACACAGCGAGGGgttgacagaaaaaagaaacacaaaaatagaCTTAAATATGATGCAGATTGAGACAATAAGATTTGTCTACACACATGTGTACTGTGTGTAGACAAATCCAGTTACATCCCTTCCAATTGAGGATTAAGAAATACCTTTACTGAATAGGCAATACTACAATTTTTAACTCAAGACTCATCTTGTAGCttgttttaaactttgaaaGATCATCTCCAAAATCCCATCTCCATGGATAAATTAAATTATCCAGAGTTTTAAGCATAAGTTTCAATTGACCATGAACTTTGAGCTTTCAGATGTGCAGACTTGAATGTGTCGTGAATCCTCATACCACAGATTTGTAACATCTCATCTATATGGGGCCACTATTGTAGCAAAACTATTGACAAATGTGAGTCTCAATCTGTCTGTGTGCaatcagatttgtgaatgtgtaaaacTATCTTCAAATATGTAATCAGatttcaaaatgtatatatatttacttttttatgttAGTGCCTGTTTATTTAGTTAAATGTTAGTTTTGATAGCATGTATCTGTCACCTTGCTAAGAATAGAGCACCTTTACTCAGTATcgtactttatatacagtgtatggtaTAGTACTGAAGAGACTGACGGTCACGTGACCTGCTGCCATATTACTATATCATGTGCATGTACTGCCCCCTTGTGGTCAATTCGTAGCATAACGTGTACTTCCCTATGTGATGTAATTATTCTTATAATGTGTTGCAGATATCACtaagcacacacatacaaacaaattcaaacaatTCAACCTGAACTGGTGTCAAGTTAATTTTAgaaatgatttaaacattttggtGTTTAGTATTGAGCCCTACTTTGGGGAGACCGTGGCTAATTCATCTACTTCATGTCAGAGTGTTTACTGAACAGAGACCAATGCAACTCTTGTCTTTACCTCATGTTTGGAGAGTCTCCAGTCATCGTTGAGGTCCATCTCCTGGAAGGACTCGTGCGATCTCGGCCCATTTCTGATTTCAAGGACCTCAATGATAAAGGTCAGTGTGCTTTCAGGTGGGATCTTACCTGAAAGAGGATACGACCACAGGACAGGAGGTCAACTACAACTGAGACTGGATACAGCCTGGGGGTTCTGTACTGGGAACCAGCTTGTTTGGTCATATGTtctcatataaatatatatatatattgtaaagaTGTGAGTATTAATGACAGCCAGTTAGTCGTGTTTGTTGTCGTAGCAAAGGTCACATATGTGGAGGAGAAATGAGATGTTATTGGTTAGAGTGGCGTGTGCTTACCAGGACAGTTCACATGCTCCATGTTGAGATAAAGTGGACTAATACAACTGAATGAGACCCTCATTCAGTGTGGCAGTCCTAGAAATCCAACAAGACTGTTTTACATACAAACATGCCTCAACATACTTACATCACATGGTGTAAAACCAAAAGCTTTTCTTAGAAGAGAGTTTAATCTACCTGCATAACAACATGCAGGGAAGCTTGCATGCACACGGACACAGCTACCGTACCTTTCCCGTCCTTCCCATAGGCCAGGCCTGGAGGTATGAccagcttcctcttctctccggCGCACATGTCCTGCAGGCCTTTGTCCCAGCCTGTTATCACCTCTCTGATGCCCAGCGTGAACCACACCGGCTGCTTGTCGCCTTCGTTCCGACTTGTGGGCAGACACAGAGGCGGTGGGTCGTTACGGGCTCAGATGAAGTCAGACTTCCATCTTAAAGTGACTTATTTCAAAGAACGGGGCTTATGTTAAACCAtgtatatgaaataaaatggatGAGTCCCTTTCACACCTTCatggctgtggaggaggaaagaacTCTCGCCTGTTGTGGCATCGCCCTCCAGTGAGGAGCTTTATTCTAAAGAGTAAAGTTATTCTATGACTGTCTTCTGTTTTACATGTGAAAATAACCCAATGCCCATATAGAAGAATAGAGAAAATACAGTCAATGCTCACTCACCACTTCATTGCATTAGCTTCTGTCAGTAAAATATATTACTATGATGTATTAGAAATTAAATAGGCCACATTGCTTTAGTACTGATGATTGACCAAATGACTTCATGGATTTATTGTCAATGGGATGGGCAGCCTTAGCCCTGTTTGAGACAACCATGGGGACGACGGGCCCTGTATCTTTACAATATTTTATCTGGAAAATGGTTTATGACACCATTAAATTGAACTTTTTTGATTGATTCGATCAGATTCTAAAGTGTTGATCACTGGTTGAGAAGCAGCATTGAGACCTTAATTAAAAGTCAAGACTTCTAACTGGGACTTTTCTCACAATGTTGCTGCTGATCTAAGTATTTAAAAAGGTAATTTACACACTCATTAGgttttagttagttagttttgTTGAGTTAGTTTTCATTAGGACTTCTTCTAACTCGGGTGAGGTTGACCCTTTGCTTGGATGTGTCAcgtggccacacacacagatgcgtAACCATGGAGATACGAGTGGGAGGAGTGATGCTGCaagaaataacctttttttttatatttcacctCTGGTCACATCTTGAAGCGCCTCGTGTCCAACATACCTGGAGTGAAACACGGTTCCGTTCTCGAACCGTCCGTCGTGATGCACGAGCAGGATGTCTCCGTACTTGGACTTCCGGTGACAGAGGAACGGCCTGAACATCACCTCCATCTGCACCTCGGCCTCAGGCAGCTTCGCCCCGCTGACagccggcagcagcagagaggagcagagccaGCGGAGCACGAGCTGCAGCACCATGTCCCCGGAGTCCGTGTCCAGGAGGAGACAGACCGCAGCAGCACGGAGGAcgttgagcagcagcagcaggagatgattCTCGGTACGTGGCAGGGATGAGTTGTGGCAGGACctttctcctctgattggttgcTTCTCCTCTGAACCCCCCCGCCCACAGACTCTCCCTCTTACACGCGGTTGCCAGATCCACTGTTGTcctacggtggccgagagagctcaacacgcgtaaatagaaataaacacgtgcaaattaagaaaacaaacttCGTCGATTTGATGACATGTGTGCTGcaaaaaagccacaacacaTGCAGATACAAAAACTTGCTGCAAAAAGCCACAACtaatgcaaatacagaaatgcgcTGCAAAAAGTTACAACACAAGCGTACTCTGAAAACAACCTCAACAATTTGATGacaatttgaatttaaaagcaGTGTATATTGACAACTGAGAGTGACTCGCTATTGGTCAAGCGTTCACCTCAGCGTGACCCCGCTACTACGGCTCCACCACTTGATTGCGACTGCGCAGACTTTGACATTAAAGATGGCGGCTTTAAAAatgtggatattttggcttcatttcggAGAATTGAGGAGAAGGGCagatgtgttgtccatcttaatatacagtctataattAACTAACAGAAATGTTGAGAACCACTTATCTACACCACAGAgctatattttatatttcaaatattttatgcaTGATAATATAGTGTCTTAAGAAAACATGGTAATTGTAGCAAAGGACGGTTTATggaaaactgatttaaatgttgGCACTGCTTTGTGGATATAACAATACATTTGGCCATGACAGCAATGCTGCTAGGCATTAAAAGCAGTTTAAATGGTTTGGCATAGGCATATTCTGATGCTTTTCCCAAACAGACCTGCCAACCCGCATTGCATCAATTGAATGGGGACTCTTTTAAGTGTGGGCCTAATCTTTATTAGCGTACAGTGTTTTATGATTTATACATTCATGTCATGCAGTTAATCACATTTCAGTGAATTCATATTGGAGTCATCTTGGTGTCACAGAGCAGTGTAATTAAGCTGTTGAGAAATTCAAATCATTCGGCATTCATTTTCCTTCCATCACATTATTTTCTAGAGGGCCACACTTacatttacagtacaggttAAAGCAGTCTGTTGTGCACCGAAACACAATTACATGCAATATGACAGCACTGTACTtcataaatatatgttttctaATTCAATGTACAGAAATATTCACACATATGTGCATACTACAATACATATAGTATCCATAATATCATTGGCTCTTTAGGAAAAGgctcttttttctctgtcactACAAAAGAAGTTGAGAGCACAGCTTATTTCTGCATTAACAGTCGGCAAGTCATACATATTGTAACTATTTCATACGTCATATGTTTTGTTAAATGTTCCCCACAATCAAAAGTGTCCATAACAGTGCTGCAGCCAATGGTGTGACAGTGACTGTTCTCCGAGGCCCAACGAAAGAGTTAAACCTCCAGCGAGGGAGACAGTCGATTCGAAAGCTGACTCCCAGAACTATCCATGGCTCAGAGCAGGCACCAGAGCGTCCCTTTAATTCCCCGTCAGTCCGTCAGGTTTTTTTAAGGGGTGAAACTTCCATAGAAATCTGATGTTTACTCCCTGCGATCAGACAGAGGAATTGCAAAGTCACAATGCGGTTGTTAACTTTTCAGATCAGGTGAAGTACTTGCAACCGGTGGAATCGATAAGGCAGGAGTCGGTGCATCGGAGCTGCCCAAAGGATCTGCAGGGGACAgggagaaatgttttttaacaagaTTGCAGTAAATGTACAGTAACTTTCTGTACCTACACCAATGGCCTATGATGTAATAGCTCAGGGTATTTGCTTCCTTGCCAAGAGTTACATAAGAGGATTTGGTGCGCCTCTCATATCTGTACAATAAATATGGATTCGACATCTACAGCAGAATAGCTTAGCTTAGCAGTAACACTGAAAATAGggacaaattataataattataactttatttaagcTACAAATTGCTTTACAAgggcagcaaaataaaacagacaggtCATAAAATCAT encodes:
- the LOC117770549 gene encoding peptidyl-prolyl cis-trans isomerase FKBP14-like, with amino-acid sequence MVLQLVLRWLCSSLLLPAVSGAKLPEAEVQMEVMFRPFLCHRKSKYGDILLVHHDGRFENGTVFHSSRNEGDKQPVWFTLGIREVITGWDKGLQDMCAGEKRKLVIPPGLAYGKDGKGKIPPESTLTFIIEVLEIRNGPRSHESFQEMDLNDDWRLSKHEVKIYLRKEFERHGYPPNDTLHENMMEDIFAKEDENKDGFISSREFTYKHDEL
- the wipf3 gene encoding WAS/WASL-interacting protein family member 3, which produces MPAPPPPPPPPPAPPPPPPPPASAGPPQCLSEPPKLPSGGGGGGRNALLADIQNGARLKKVTQVNDRSAPVVDNNKTSSGDASSSVGAPQGSSGGMTPVGPSLGGLFAGGFPSLRPIGQRDLTVKTSVSRSSSLASLKPLWNAPTSADPEPHMTAEPRISTHRTPAPSSSAPPSPSHGSKHPPLFPASSPPLIPPAPPSAPPPPPPPQAFQDRPASRPPPLPSCPPPPPPSQVTKPTWLPIQHSHHASISQPSTPPPPPPPFHPPSAAPGDRSSGCFYPLLPSPVHSEPSRFPILRDSPLGPPPPPPPPPLPSSFTPTCPTNLPPPPPKMAPVPSPAMRSLPPSYPCNAPTRRPPAVPRSAGAGRLAPPPAPPARSPNTELSTRIPPPPPLLPPSSLRNGLLHSLALAEDFESKFHFHPVEDLPPPDEFRPFPRIYPSKENRVNPKPPMIRTHLR